In Mycolicibacterium aubagnense, the DNA window TTCTTCCAGCTCTTCCAGGCTCAAGTCGGCGTCGAGCTTCTCCAGCACGTCGGCCGCGATGTCGTAATCCAGCGCCGCGGTGGCATCCGACAGCAGCAGGCGAGCGCCGGACGGGGCCGGGCGGACAATCACGAAGAACTCGTCGTCAACGTTGAGCAGTCCGAAAACCGCACCGGCGGAACGGAGTTCACGAAGTTCGGTCTCCGCGGCGGTCAGATCCACCAGCGCGGTGCGCTTCAGCGGGGCGCAGCGCCATGCACCGTCTTCCCGCACGACCGCGACACCGAAGCCGTCGGGGAGATCGGCAACCTGCTGCTGTGCCTGCGCGCGCTGTACTCCCATGCGGACAACGCTAGTCCGCACTCTGCCACTTGACCAGCGGTCCCGTATGTACCCGAACCGGGCCATGTGCCAACCTTGGAAGGTGACGACTCCGGTGTGCGTGCTCGGTTTGGGACTCATCGGCGGTTCGCTGATGCGAGCCGGCCAGGCCGCAGGCCGCGAGGTCTTCGGGTACAACCGTTCGATCGACGCGGTCAAGTGCGCGGCTGCCGACGGCTTCGACGCGACCGACGACCTCACCGCCGCCCTGAAACGCGCCGCTTCGAGTGAGGCCCTCATCGTCCTGGCGGTGCCGGTGCCCGCGCTGCCGATCATGCTCGAACACGTCCGCGACACCGCCCCGGACTGCCCGCTCACCGACGTCGTGAGCGTCAAAGGCAATGTGTTGGAACAGGTTCGGCAGTACGGACTGCTGGCCAACTTCGTGGGCGGCCACCCCATGGCCGGTACCGCGCATTCCGGCTGGGCTGCGGGGACTGCCGAACTGTTCGTCGGGGCACCGTGGGTGTTGAGCGTCGACGACCACGTCGACCCCCACGTGTGGGCACAGGTGATGCAACTGGCGCTGGACTGCCGCGCGGTGATCGTCCCGGCCCGCTCCGACGAACACGACGCCGCGGCCGCCGCCATCTCGCACCTGCCGCACCTGCTGGCCGAGGCGCTGGCCGCGACGGCCGGCGAGGTTCCGCTGGCCTTCGCCCTCGCCGCGGGGTCGTTCCGGGACGGCACCCGAGTCGCGGCCACCGCACCCGACCTGGTCCGGGCCATGTGTGAGGCGAACGCCACGGAGCTGACGGTCATGCTGGACCGCACCCTGGAGCTGCTGAGCCAAGCGCGGTCGTCGCTGGTCGAGGCCCAATCGGTGGCCGAACTGGTCGAAGGCGGCCATGCCGCCCGGGTCCGCTACGACAACTTCCACCGCCCGCAGATCATGACGACGACCATCGGGGCCGACGGCTGGCGCGAGGAACTGGCCGCGCAGGGCCGGGCCGGTGGGGTGATCAGATCCGCTCTGCCAGTCCGGGGTAGCCGAGGATGAATCCGTCGTCGTCGACGGTGATCGAGGTGTCGGCGACAGGCGAGTCCAGCTTGATCGGCTGGCCGGGACCGGCGCCCGTGTATCCGATCGTGACCGGTTCGACCGTCAGATCCGGCACCCGGACGTAGACGACGGGTAGCGACACCGACGCGGTCCGGTGGTGTAGCCCGGTACGGCGGATGGGCAGCGCGTTGAAGAACGGGCTGAAAACGACGTCGACGTCCAGCGCGCCGTTGTAGGCCGCCCGACGGGCCTGGTTCTGGTGATCCTGCAC includes these proteins:
- a CDS encoding prephenate dehydrogenase; translation: MCVLGLGLIGGSLMRAGQAAGREVFGYNRSIDAVKCAAADGFDATDDLTAALKRAASSEALIVLAVPVPALPIMLEHVRDTAPDCPLTDVVSVKGNVLEQVRQYGLLANFVGGHPMAGTAHSGWAAGTAELFVGAPWVLSVDDHVDPHVWAQVMQLALDCRAVIVPARSDEHDAAAAAISHLPHLLAEALAATAGEVPLAFALAAGSFRDGTRVAATAPDLVRAMCEANATELTVMLDRTLELLSQARSSLVEAQSVAELVEGGHAARVRYDNFHRPQIMTTTIGADGWREELAAQGRAGGVIRSALPVRGSRG
- a CDS encoding putative glycolipid-binding domain-containing protein, with protein sequence MSAAQSDATEPAWPAILTWRAQDVSRMESVRVQLSGNRIKAYGRIVAAATEIHPAFSASYDLVTDESGATKRLSLTVTLAQRERQLSIARDEENMWLVQDHQNQARRAAYNGALDVDVVFSPFFNALPIRRTGLHHRTASVSLPVVYVRVPDLTVEPVTIGYTGAGPGQPIKLDSPVADTSITVDDDGFILGYPGLAERI
- a CDS encoding tRNA adenosine deaminase-associated protein — translated: MGVQRAQAQQQVADLPDGFGVAVVREDGAWRCAPLKRTALVDLTAAETELRELRSAGAVFGLLNVDDEFFVIVRPAPSGARLLLSDATAALDYDIAADVLEKLDADLSLEELEEDDPFEEGDLGLLSDLGLPEAVLGVILADDEYADEQLSRIAQEMGFNDELVAVLDKMGR